The Zygosaccharomyces rouxii strain CBS732 chromosome G complete sequence genome contains a region encoding:
- the BCS1 gene encoding bifunctional AAA family ATPase chaperone/translocase BCS1 (highly similar to uniprot|P32839 Saccharomyces cerevisiae YDR375C BCS1 Protein of the mitochondrial inner membrane that functions as an ATP-dependent chaperone required for the assembly of the cytochrome bc(1) complex from the Rip1p and Qcr10p proteins member of the CDC48/PAS1/SEC18 ATPase family): protein MPETPAGPPSVENTSVASPVGSTSPNKSGPLGKFLDNVMENNPYFAAGGGLMLLGTGLAVARSGVVRASRLLYRQMIVDLEIQSKDKSYSWFLQWMSNHPHRISKHLSVRTTYIQHDNGSASTKFALVPGPGNHWIRYKGAYIRIKRERSGKMIDITSGSPFEIVTLTTLWRDRHLFNEILDEAKGIALKSTEGKTVIYTSFGPEWRKFGQPKAKRALPSVILDKGISGGIVEDIRDFMKNGKWYSDRGIPYRRGYLLYGPPGSGKTSFIQALAGELDYNICILNLSEGHLTDDRLNHLMNNMPERSLLLLEDIDAAFNTRKQSGENGFHSSVTFSGLLNALDGVTSSEEAITFMTTNHPEKLDPALMRPGRIDYKVYIGDATPYQVEKMFMKFYPGESELCKQFVDKIRNLDITVSTAHLQGLFVMNKDQPAKALHMADTLRNQNNFL, encoded by the coding sequence ATGCCTGAAACGCCTGCAGGGCCTCCCAGTGTTGAAAATACCTCTGTTGCCTCTCCAGTTGGTTCTACTAGTCCTAATAAAAGTGGACCCCTAGGTAAATTCCTTGATAATGTTATGGAGAACAATCCATATTTCGCcgctggtggtggattGATGTTATTGGGGACTGGTCTGGCAGTTGCTAGATCCGGGGTTGTTAGAGCAAGTAGGCTGCTATATCGTCAGATGATTGTAGATCTAGAAATTCAGTCTAAGGATAAGAGTTACAGTTGGTTTTTACAATGGATGTCCAATCATCCACATAGGATTTCCAAGCATTTATCTGTGAGAACTACTTATATACAACATGATAATGGATCGGCTAGTACCAAGTTTGCTTTAGTACCAGGTCCTGGTAACCATTGGATTCGTTATAAAGGAGCCTACATTAGAatcaaaagagaaagatcGGGAAAAATGATAGATATTACCAGTGGATCtccatttgaaattgtgACCCTAACTACATTATGGAGAGATAGacatcttttcaatgaaatcTTAGATGAAGCTAAAGGTATTGCCTTAAAGAGTACAGAGGGTAAAACTGTGATTTACACATCTTTTGGGCCTGAGTGGAGGAAATTTGGCCAACCAAAAGCAAAGAGAGCACTGCCTTCGGTGATCCTTGATAAGGGAATCTCAGGTGGAATAGTAGAGGATATAAGAGATTTtatgaaaaatggtaagtGGTATTCGGATAGAGGTATCCCCTATAGAAGAGGTTATTTACTATATGGGCCACCAGGTTCTGGTAAGACAAGCTTTATTCAGGCCTTAGCTGGTGAATTGGATTATAACATTTGTATCTTAAATTTGTCTGAGGGCCACTTGACAGATGATAGGTTAAATCATTTGATGAATAACATGCCAGAAAGGAGTTTACTTCTACTAGAGGATATCGATGCCGCTTTCAACACGAGAAAACAATCAGGTGAGAATGGATTCCACTCTAGTGTTACTTTCAGTGGTCTACTAAATGCATTAGATGGTGTCACCTCTTCGGAGGAGGCAATTACATTCATGACCACGAATCATccagaaaaattggatccGGCTCTTATGAGGCCAGGTAGAATTGATTATAAGGTTTACATCGGAGATGCTACACCTTATCAGGTGGAAAAGATGTTCATGAAATTCTACCCAGGTGAATCTGAATTGTGCAAACAATTTGTCGATAAAATACGCAATTTGGACATTACTGTAAGTACAGCTCATCTGCAAGGCCTCTTTGTTATGAATAAGGACCAGCCCGCTAAGGCCTTGCACATGGCTGATACGCTACGTAACCAaaacaatttcttgtaa
- the IAH1 gene encoding isoamyl acetate-hydrolyzing esterase (similar to uniprot|P41734 Saccharomyces cerevisiae YOR126C IAH1 Isoamyl acetate-hydrolyzing esterase required in balance with alcohol acetyltransferase to maintain optimal amounts of isoamyl acetate which is particularly important in sake brewing), giving the protein MEYKKFLMFGDSITEFSFNTRPQPEENLGDQFALGAALTNDYSRKLTVLQRGFAGYNSKWGLKILPKILEYEQNIVIGFIFFGSNDSCAGGPQRVPEDEYESNLHKSVQMFKARSIKPILVGPAFYDSSKWEPSRQDEVRQGYARSNEGFIRYGKITASVASKENVPFLDLRAAMEREAGKNWTDFLVDGLHFNGKGYEVFYKELLQAISDHYPEYHPYNMAITPPYWKYVSEDESKLD; this is encoded by the coding sequence ATGGAATACAAGAAGTTTTTGATGTTTGGAGATTCCATTACGGAATTCTCTTTCAATACTAGACCCCAACCTGAAGAGAATCTTGGTGATCAATTTGCCCTTGGAGCAGCATTAACTAATGATTATAGTAGAAAGTTAACAGTCTTACAACGTGGATTCGCTGGTTATAACTCCAAATGGGGGCTAAAAATTCTACCTAAGATCTTAGAATATGAGCAAAACATTGTCATTGGTTTTATCTTTTTTGGATCCAATGACTCTTGTGCTGGTGGTCCTCAGCGTGTTCCCGAAGATGAATATGAATCGAATTTGCACAAATCGGTTCAGATGTTTAAAGCTCGATCCATAAAGCCAATTCTTGTCGGACCAGCATTTTATGACAGCTCTAAATGGGAACCTTCACGTCAAGATGAAGTAAGGCAAGGTTACGCTAGATCTAACGAAGGATTTATCAGATATGGTAAGATTACCGCAAGTGTTGcatcaaaagaaaatgttCCATTCTTAGACCTTCGTGCTGCAATGGAACGTGAAGCTGGTAAAAATTGGACGGATTTCCTCGTTGATGGATTACATTTCAATGGTAAAGGATATGAAGTCTTCTACAAGGAGTTGCTGCAGGCAATCAGCGATCACTACCCAGAATACCATCCTTATAACATGGCAATTACACCTCCGTACTGGAAGTATGTAAGTGAGGATGAATCTAAATTGGATTAG
- the ARH1 gene encoding NADPH-adrenodoxin reductase (similar to uniprot|P48360 Saccharomyces cerevisiae YDR376W ARH1 Oxidoreductase of the mitochondrial inner membrane involved in cytoplasmic and mitochondrial iron homeostasis and required for activity of Fe-S cluster-containing enzymes one of the few mitochondrial proteins essential for viability), translating into MILDGLSLKFVRWASKRISVVGSGPSGFYTAYRLLNKSPDPIHVTLWEKLPVPYGLSRYGVAPDHPEVKNCEDTFAECAETFNQGKDGRKFSFIGGVTIGSDEIPLQQLLKQEDAVILAYGCQSSRALGIPGEDASGVFSSRDFVNWYNGHPGFANDKRFTEFDWSQVHRVGIIGHGNVALDITRVLMTNRVDEIWQPTDISRVAIDKLKQAPIQEVKMIARRDFIHSKFTNRELRELWEMERFGVRGKIDQKYFHPTLFNDDQLKDRPFKRRVEMCQEYSTPFDKRTKKNYKKHGPPPEERSHWVLDYLKTPLQTQTNDQGRVQSLQLCENELTPDNRVKQLPNSELNYNVDLLITSLGYKGQPMSEFKPLAVKWLGDRIANDRGRVLTTENEPIERLYAAGWIRRGSQGVIATTMEDSFQVADQVLHDLQNQQNLERIPPVDLSNIRHTTWQDWEKINQSELNKGKQMGRVRSKYLTEPEIYNYLSMNH; encoded by the coding sequence atgatcTTAGATGGATTATCACTGAAATTCGTTCGATGGGCCTCGAAGCGTATTTCCGTCGTTGGTTCAGGTCCATCAGGCTTTTATACTGCTTATCGTCTATTGAACAAAAGTCCTGATCCGATACATGTTACTCTTTGGGAAAAACTGCCAGTACCATACGGATTGAGCAGATATGGTGTAGCACCAGACCATCCTGAAGTTAAAAACTGCGAAGATACCTTTGCAGAATGTGCAGAAACTTTTAATCAGGGCAAAGATGGACGTAAATTTAGCTTTATTGGCGGTGTGACGATTGGATCTGATGAAATACCACTGCAACAACTATTGAAGCAAGAAGATGCTGTGATTTTAGCTTACGGATGTCAAAGTAGTCGCGCATTGGGCATTCCTGGTGAAGATGCATCTGGTGTCTTTAGCAGTAGAGACTTCGTCAATTGGTATAATGGCCATCCAGGCTTTGCAAACGATAAAAGATTTACAGAGTTTGACTGGTCTCAAGTGCATCGTGTTGGTATCATTGGTCATGGTAATGTAGCACTTGACATAACGAGAGTATTAATGACAAACCGTGTGGATGAGATATGGCAACCGACTGATATTTCAAGAGTTGCAATTGACAAGTTAAAACAGGCACCAATACAAGAAGTGAAAATGATTGCACGTAGAGATTTCATACATTCGAAATTCACAAACAGAGAATTGAGAGAACTTTGGGAAATGGAAAGGTTTGGTGTGCGCGGCAAAATCGATCAAAAGTACTTCCATCCCACACTCTTCAACGATGATCAATTAAAGGATAGACCGTTTAAAAGACGCGTAGAGATGTGTCAAGAATATTCAACGCCATTTGACAAgagaacaaagaaaaattacaagaaacaCGGTCCACCACCAGAGGAACGATCTCACTGGGTCCTTGACTACTTGAAGACTCCATTACAAACCCAAACCAACGACCAAGGGCGCGTTCAATCCTTGCAACTGTGTGAAAACGAATTGACTCCAGATAATCGTGTTAAACAACTGCCAAATTCCGAATTGAACTACAATGTAGATCTACTGATTACGTCATTAGGGTACAAGGGCCAACCGATGTCAGAATTTAAACCTTTGGCGGTTAAATGGCTCGGCGATCGTATTGCCAACGACCGCGGGAGGGTTCTTACAACGGAAAACGAACCCATCGAACGCCTCTATGCCGCCGGATGGATTCGTAGAGGATCTCAAGGTGTAATCGCCACTACAATGGAGGATTCTTTCCAAGTTGCTGACCAAGTACTCCATGATCTACAGAATCAGCAAAACCTGGAACGCATTCCACCCGTTGATTTGAGCAACATCCGCCATACGACATGGCAGGATTGGGAAAAAATCAACCAAAGTGAACTCAACAAGGGTAAACAAATGGGCAGAGTACGCTCTAAATATCTAACAGAACCAGAAATCTACAACTACCTCTCCATGAACCATTAA
- the ATP17 gene encoding F1F0 ATP synthase subunit f (highly similar to uniprot|Q06405 Saccharomyces cerevisiae YDR377W ATP17 Subunit f of the F0 sector of mitochondrial F1F0 ATP synthase which is a large evolutionarily conserved enzyme complex required for ATP synthesis), with protein MNPIARRSLSTLIPPKVVSSQNIGSAPNAKRIGNVVQFYKSLPQGPAPAIKPTGLISKYKAKYFDGDNASGKPLWHLAVSILVMGYSLEYYFHLRHSKNGEHH; from the coding sequence ATGAATCCCATTGCAAGACGTTCATTGTCCACTCTAATTCCACCAAAGGTCGTTTCGTCACAAAACATCGGCTCTGCTCCAAACGCAAAGCGTATTGGTAACGTGGTCCAATTCTACAAATCTTTACCACAGGGCCCTGCCCCTGCCATTAAGCCAACTGGTTTGATCAGCAAATACAAAGCCAAATATTTCGATGGTGACAATGCAAGTGGTAAACCATTGTGGCACCTTGCTGTGTCAATCTTGGTTATGGGCTATTCATTGGAGTACTATTTCCATTTGAGACATTCAAAGAACGGTGAACACCATTAG
- the LSM6 gene encoding U4/U6-U5 snRNP complex subunit LSM6 (some similarities with uniprot|Q06406 Saccharomyces cerevisiae YDR378C LSM6 Component of small nuclear ribonucleoprotein complexes involved in RNA processing splicing and decay), translating into MVDVCMYVCMYTRGIGLTWSVDSTPIYKGDWSIIVTMAKIDSSQFLSTIIGQNVHVKLHSGMLYRGRLESIDGFMNVALSSAKEHYETGENGLLRTYPTDVFLRGTQVMYISEVK; encoded by the coding sequence atggttgatgtatgtatgtatgtatgtatgtatacAAGAGGTATAGGATTAACGTGGTCGGTTGATAGTACGCCTATATACAAAGGAGACTGGAGTATAATAGTGACAATGGCAAAGATAGATTCTTCACAATTCTTGTCGACTATTATCGGACAGAATGTTCATGTTAAGCTTCATTCTGGTATGCTTTATAGAGGTAGATTAGAATCTATTGATGGATTTATGAATGTTGCACTTTCGAGTGCTAAGGAACACTACGAAACTGGTGAAAACGGATTGCTTAGAACATACCCTACAGACGTTTTCCTAAGAGGTACGCAAGTTATGTACATTAGTGAAGTTAAGTAA
- the MNN14 gene encoding Mnn14p (similar to gnl|GLV|KLLA0B13794g Kluyveromyces lactis KLLA0B13794g gi|28565040|gb|AAO32603.1 Kluyveromyces lactis MNN4 hypothetical start KLLA0B13794g|KLLA-IPF6938|KLLA-CDS0444.1 and weakly similar to YKL201C uniprot|P36044 Saccharomyces cerevisiae YKL201C MNN4 Putative positive regulator of mannosylphosphate transferase (Mnn6p) involved in mannosylphosphorylation of N-linked oligosaccharides expression increases in late-logarithmic and stationary growth phases) produces the protein MGALAHNLKHIHTAPKRLTPPYIVLYRLAAAYSVPFNGGYFLTLSYSVFWLALIPFSWFASAPTTVRKGVTACSSAGRKLQPGYRILFTVYKDPENPKPKRGTHRTRTSIQPISNKLLQYCRDTQPLLYSTMTLLAKGGLRWVNSHKSLIQRVLLFSVIVFIIVKQASFSSSEDAEVPLIIGSAGSKLDQARALYRKFKFDTSMIWPDVYTLKGSLLTPSFGAKKGQQLESIDDLHYYDSDPRLVWTVYLDHAMNTAMTYQHEAHADITNEEPLPEMPFSWYDWIDHHDFDKLIAAVHDGGVELGCAFFYEKAFNSDKLDELEASVGDYLFSYQRVKYYDAEWYRKIRNEKAAPENIPEGQCKSVNGPVKFNLPIQVHELHEDVRPEVYQMQARSYLITKLNNPLSLTVLEGARSAYRFPLRSQRSNLIESRLLDTYLSRHMTRADKNSDYKFDHLQTFHDFLLSDAAFRSKVVIPDAQRTQEDESAIPLKPSDFEFDVRAKIKELEKLKDDKKISPHEEQYLESLKVSISYHPALQPKYLSEAAHISQFAGMGYHRDKRFFNGGLVEEYQEYQARLNSLIRTWLKFTRVNGLLTWVAHGSLYGYLYNGKNFPWDNDYDVQMPIRHLHLLSQYFNQSLILEDPREGNGKYLVDVGTSITVRTNGNGQNNIDARFIDVDSGLYVDITGISVSSNPQRENFKDWYEEKKKGINLEQGMKDFDFPEKGDGYASMNITALSQYAKEHEEEFNNEQKDWIKNVDKGERDHFKMRTAPQKGLTPEQRYYMNREVGAYNCRNNHFITMDFASPLVKTIYHGVEALVPYKVIYDLRKEYYVPENLGFTVYQGNVYVPELRSWFNLSILKRFANINSWNANLREIKSPVHDLKQEDMDPLFENMHNIGYTDLFSLYYTSYNVSAYRLKELEIQYDTTLNKIEKEDVLEILRHNIAPNMSSPVKDATLYVYEKRLWEGMTQKLTRNEINKVTDQVSYEVYKDLTAAATAFYEKKSSLFVTTDEAGEIYDYNRIGIPIPKDNKLFEKDYSDDRRKK, from the coding sequence ATGGGTGCACTGGCGCACAATCTGAAACACATTCACACTGCCCCGAAGCGCCTTACACCACCCTATATAGTCTTGTATCGCCTTGCAGCAGCCTATTCAGTCCCTTTTAACGGCGGATATTTTCTCACTCTCTCCTACTCCGTTTTTTGGCTAGCCTTAATTCCGTTTTCTTGGTTCGCGTCGGCTCCTACCACCGTAAGAAAAGGAGTAACCGCTTGTAGTAGTGCTGGCAGAAAACTGCAGCCTGGTTACCGTATTTTATTCACAGTATATAAAGACCCTGAGAATCCGAAACCGAAACGGGGAACGCATCGGACACGTACTTCAATACAACCGATCAGTAATAAACTACTGCAATACTGCCGCGATACTCAACCGCTTCTATACTCTACGATGACGCTGCTTGCAAAGGGAGGTTTGCGTTGGGTTAACTCCCATAAGTCACTTATACAGCGGGTTCTGCTTTTTTCTGTTATAGTGTTTATTATTGTAAAGCAAGCGAGTTTTAGCAGCAGTGAAGATGCAGAGGTGCCGCTTATTATTGGATCAGCAGGATCCAAGCTGGATCAAGCCCGTGCGCTATACCGTAAGTTTAAGTTCGATACGAGTATGATTTGGCCTGATGTGTACACATTGAAAGGATCACTTTTGACTCCGTCATTCGGAGCAAAAAAGGGGCAGCAGCTGGAGTCTATTGACGATTTGCATTACTACGACAGTGACCCAAGGCTTGTATGGACAGTTTATTTGGATCATGCGATGAATACAGCGATGACTTATCAACATGAGGCCCATGCGGACATCACGAATGAAGAACCACTGCCGGAAATGCCATTTTCATGGTATGATTGGATAGATCATCatgattttgataaattgatCGCAGCTGTCCACGATGGTGGGGTAGAATTAGGATGTGCCTTTTTTTATGAGAAAGCATTCAATTCTGATAAACTGGACGAACTTGAAGCATCTGTAGGAGACTACTTGTTTTCTTACCAGCGCGTCAAATACTACGATGCTGAATGGTACAGAAAGATTAGAAACGAAAAAGCAGCCCCCGAAAACATTCCTGAAGGTCAGTGTAAATCTGTTAATGGTCCTGTTAAGTTTAATTTGCCAATTCAGGTTCACGAATTACATGAGGACGTTAGACCGGAGGTTTATCAAATGCAGGCGAGATCTTATCTGATAACTAAATTGAATAATCCATTATCGTTGACAGTCTTAGAGGGGGCTCGTTCGGCATACAGATTTCCATTACGCTCTCAAAGGTCGAATTTGATCGAATCCCGCCTATTGGATACATACCTGTCGCGTCACATGACTCGTGCTGATAAAAATTCTGACTACAAATTTGATCACTTACAAACTTTCCACGATTTTCTACTAAGCGATGCCGCATTTAGATCAAAAGTTGTAATTCCTGATGCGCAAAGAACTCAAGAGGATGAAAGTGCCATACCGCTGAAACCAAGTGATTTTGAGTTTGACGTTAGGGCTAAGATCaaggaattagaaaaattgaaagatgataagaaaatttcacctcATGAAGAACAGTATTTGGAGTCATTAAAGGTTTCTATCAGTTACCATCCGGCGTTACAACCCAAATACTTGAGTGAAGCTGCTCATATTTCACAATTTGCTGGTATGGGGTACCATAGAGATAAAAGATTCTTTAACGGTGGATTAGTTGAAGAATATCAAGAATATCAGGCGAGATTAAATTCTCTAATCCGCACTTGGTTAAAATTTACAAGAGTTAACGGTTTGCTAACTTGGGTTGCTCACGGTTCACTTTATGGTTATTTATACAACGGTAAAAATTTCCCATGGGATAACGATTACGATGTTCAAATGCCAATTCGTCATTTACACCTGTTAAGTCAATATTTTAACCAGTCTTTAATTCTTGAAGATCCAAGAGAAGGTAATGGTAAGTATCTGGTTGATGTTGGAACTTCCATTACAGTGCGTaccaatggtaatggtCAGAACAATATTGATGCAAGATTTATTGATGTTGATTCTGGTCTCTACGTGGATATTACTGGTATAAgtgtttcttcaaatcctCAACgtgaaaatttcaaagattggtatgaagaaaagaaaaagggTATTAATTTAGAACAAGGCATGAAAGACTTTGATTTTCCAGAAAAAGGTGACGGTTATGCCTCGATGAATATTACAGCTCTTTCACAATATGCCAAGGaacatgaagaagaatttaataACGAACAAAAGGACTGGATTAAAAATGTTGACAAAGGCGAAAGGGATCATTTTAAAATGAGAACTGCTCCACAGAAGGGGTTAACACCAGAACAACGTTATTATATGAATCGTGAAGTTGGTGCTTACAACTGTAGAAATAACCATTTTATCACCATGGATTTTGCTTCACCATTGGTAAAGACTATATACCACGGCGTCGAAGCCCTAGTACCTTACAAAGTCATTTATGATCTACGCAAAGAGTATTACGTTCCAGAGAATTTAGGATTTACAGTATATCAAGGTAATGTTTATGTTCCAGAACTTCGTTCATGGTTCAATTTGagcattttgaaaagatttgcTAATATTAATTCATGGAATGCAAACTTGAGAGAAATTAAATCACCTGTTCATGATTTGAAACAGGAAGATATGGATccactttttgaaaatatgcACAATATTGGTTATACCGATCTTTTCAGTCTGTACTATACCTCTTATAATGTTTCAGCTTATCGTCTCAAAGAACTGGAAATTCAATACGATACTACGCTGAACAAGATAGAAAAGGAAGACGTTTTGGAGATTTTACGCCATAATATAGCTCCAAACATGAGTTCACCGGTAAAGGATGCTACACTTTATGTTTACGAGAAAAGACTTTGGGAAGGAATGACACAAAAATTAACCAGGAATGAAATTAACAAAGTTACGGATCAAGTCAGTTACGAAGTTTACAAAGATTtaacagcagcagcaacagctttttatgagaaaaaatcttCCTTATTTGTTACTACCGATGAAGCTGGCGAAATATACGATTACAATCGGATTGGCATTCCAATTCCGAAGGATAAtaaattgtttgaaaagGACTATTCTGATGACAGGaggaaaaaataa
- the NTA1 gene encoding amidase (similar to uniprot|P40354 Saccharomyces cerevisiae YJR062C NTA1 Amidase removes the amide group from N-terminal asparagine and glutamine residues to generate proteins with N-terminal aspartate and glutamate residues that are targets of ubiquitin-mediated degradation), whose protein sequence is MSSLVKSNLAVNLKIAIVQLNSQIGQIQPAVGRTWELLKKFNNRVSSTPKKPDIIIFPEFALTGYNFHSRDQILPYCCVPNKGPSYELACKVSSMFQCYTVIGYPERTAAGDKLYNSAIVINPQGELVFNYRKSFLYQTDEEWDCLENPQGFQTFPLSFKDIARDQQGNVQDVTLKTSIGICMDLSPYKFKAPFHDYEFATYNVDQGTELIICPMAWLHSTSAIAGDDNETELQASMDNIAKNCTRENIPTVGTQGEFDIDIDGHETPRLPREDEDDRNLFRELNKPDMCNVNYWLLRFLPFLGLKERSEWSVAALAKLIVRGRLLRSSYIGAALDNYWSFKNKNAVLAIANRCGIEEGKTVFAGSSGIYKFNGQEYENHDSLDSTNFSVELKGNLGKGNEGIIYREVNFQVSR, encoded by the coding sequence ATGAGTTCGTTGGTAAAGAGTAATCTAGCAGTTAATCTCAAAATCgcaattgttcaattgaactcACAAATTGGTCAAATTCAACCAGCAGTTGGTAGAACTTGGGAATTGTTAAAAAAGTTCAATAATAGGGTCTCGAGTACTCCAAAGAAACCtgatattattattttccCAGAATTTGCACTCACTGGCTATAATTTTCATTCAAGGGATCAAATATTACCTTATTGTTGTGTTCCAAACAAGGGCCCCTCTTATGAGCTAGCATGTAAAGTGTCCTCTATGTTTCAATGTTACACGGTGATTGGATATCCTGAAAGGACTGCGGCTGGTGATAAATTATACAATTCAGCTATTGTGATAAATCCACAAGGAGAACTGGTCTTCAACTACAGAAAGTCATTCTTGTACCAAACAGACGAAGAATGGGATTGTTTGGAGAATCCACAGGGCTTTCAAACTTTCCCTCTGAGCTTTAAAGATATAGCTAGAGACCAACAGGGTAATGTTCAAGACGTCACATTGAAGACATCGATTGGTATTTGTATGGACTTAAGTCCTTATAAATTTAAGGCACCTTTCCACGATTACGAATTTGCTACCTATAACGTGGATCAAGGAACTGAATTAATAATTTGCCCCATGGCATGGTTGCATTCCACTTCTGCGATTGCTGGcgatgataatgaaaccGAATTGCAAGCTTCCATGGATAATATTGCCAAGAATTGTACAAGAGAAAATATCCCCACAGTTGGAACACAGGGGGAGtttgatattgatattgatgGTCATGAAACCCCAAGGTTACCaagagaagatgaagatgatagaAATTTGTTTcgagaattgaataaacCTGATATGTGTAATGTGAACTATTGGTTACTAAgatttttaccatttttagGTTTGAAGGAAAGAAGTGAATGGTCAGTAGCAGCCTTAGCAAAATTAATTGTGCGTGGGCGCTTACTTCGTTCTTCTTACATTGGGGCTGCGTTGGATAATTATTGGTCAtttaaaaataaaaatgcagTCCTTGCAATTGCCAATAGATGCGGTATCGAAGAAGGTAAAACCGTATTCGCAGGGTCTTCAGGTATTTACAAGTTTAACGGTCAAGAATATGAAAATCACGATTCATTAGATTCTACCAATTTCAGCGTAGAATTAAAGGGTAACTTGGGCAAAGGTAATGAAGGAATTATATACAGAGAAGTGAATTTCCAAGTTTCACGCTAA
- a CDS encoding uncharacterized protein (no similarity), with product MIPFEEGYNRRNGIQEPDWNVIEPDMWAQQAKSGSEPRIQKSTEESMGSNNSTTSTAPIDPPGSTGSTGSTGPSDPPAYVPLHDPRNQLSSLVKNAQNNEEALQQRNQRVKQSKMRSRKEFGW from the coding sequence ATGATACCATTCGAAGAAGGCTACAACAGACGTAACGGTATCCAAGAACCCGATTGGAACGTCATAGAACCTGATATGTGGGCCCAACAGGCAAAATCGGGTTCAGAGCCCAGGATCCAAAAATCTACCGAGGAATCCATGGGAAGCAATAATTCTACGACATCTACGGCTCCTATAGATCCCCCAGGTTCCACAGGTTCCACAGGTTCCACCGGTCCATCAGATCCTCCGGCCTACGTGCCACTCCATGATCCAAGAAACCAATTGAGTTCATTAGTCAAAAATGCTCAAAACAACGAGGAGGCACTTCAACAAAGAAACCAACGAGTCAAACAGTCAAAGATGagatcaagaaaagaatttgggTGGTAA